In one window of Candidatus Scalindua sp. DNA:
- a CDS encoding sugar transferase produces MKMYLLSRRVIDVVVSLLALIIFLPLFAPIFLLLRVTGEGYVFYKQPRVGYNNQIFKIWKFATMLKDSPNMGTGDVTLRNDSRVTFVGSYLRKTKINELPQIINVLKGDMTLIGPRPLMEAGFNRYNRILKESVYNIKPGLTGIGSIMFRDEEKLVTDSHLPPLECYERLVMPYKGALEIWYQNNMSFTIDLKIVFLTFWVILFPDSNLPNKVLKDLPTREF; encoded by the coding sequence ATGAAAATGTATCTCTTATCAAGAAGAGTTATTGATGTAGTAGTTTCATTATTAGCATTAATAATATTCTTACCTTTATTTGCCCCAATTTTCCTTTTACTTCGAGTAACAGGTGAAGGGTATGTGTTTTATAAACAACCACGCGTAGGTTACAATAATCAAATTTTCAAAATCTGGAAATTTGCCACCATGCTGAAAGATAGTCCCAATATGGGAACTGGTGATGTGACCTTGCGAAATGATTCAAGGGTAACATTTGTAGGGAGTTATCTCAGAAAGACAAAAATTAACGAATTACCACAAATCATAAATGTTTTAAAAGGTGATATGACACTAATTGGTCCCAGACCACTAATGGAAGCAGGATTTAATAGATATAACAGGATACTTAAAGAATCTGTTTACAATATAAAACCTGGATTAACTGGTATTGGATCGATCATGTTTAGGGACGAAGAGAAATTAGTGACAGACTCTCATTTACCGCCCCTTGAATGTTATGAAAGGCTGGTAATGCCATATAAAGGAGCATTAGAGATATGGTATCAAAATAATATGTCATTCACCATTGACTTGAAAATTGTGTTTCTCACTTTTTGGGTCATCTTATTTCCTGACAGTAACTTGCCAAACAAAGTGCTCAAAGATTTACCGACAAGAGAATTTTAG
- a CDS encoding LegC family aminotransferase, with amino-acid sequence MNNKLIPLSVPNISGNEWEYVKDCLDTGWISSAGGFVGKFEEMVADYVGAKFGVATVNGTCALHISLQLSGVKRNDYVIIPNITFVATANSVKYTGADPILIDVDLNNWQMNLDLLEEFLTKETYGNLKGDCILKDDGRCIRVIMPVHVQGNMTDMDRLIRIADQHNLLIIEDAAEALGTTYKSKHSGTFGLMGCFSFNGNKIISTGGGGVIVSDDELLAKKAKHITTTAKVNPMSYYHDEIGYNYRMVNVLAAIGVAQMEVLDSFVRRKKEIGAFYKEHLSGVGDIGFQTVLDDVDHNNWLFTIKTNHQTKLLKHLNDNKIISRPFWMPMNKLPMYHDCLYVVTDSDACEELLKTCLAIPCSTSITDDELERVVVEIKNALY; translated from the coding sequence ATGAATAATAAGTTAATTCCGCTGTCAGTCCCTAATATTTCGGGAAATGAATGGGAATATGTGAAAGATTGCCTTGATACTGGATGGATATCATCGGCCGGAGGCTTTGTCGGCAAATTTGAAGAAATGGTAGCTGATTATGTTGGCGCAAAATTTGGTGTTGCAACGGTTAATGGAACTTGTGCGCTTCATATTTCCTTACAACTGTCAGGAGTAAAACGGAATGATTATGTAATTATTCCAAATATCACCTTTGTTGCTACGGCGAATTCTGTTAAATATACCGGCGCAGACCCTATTTTGATCGATGTTGATTTGAATAACTGGCAAATGAATTTGGATCTGTTAGAAGAGTTTCTGACGAAGGAAACGTATGGGAATCTAAAAGGAGATTGTATTCTTAAGGATGATGGCAGGTGCATAAGAGTCATAATGCCGGTGCATGTACAAGGTAACATGACTGACATGGATAGGTTGATAAGAATTGCTGATCAACATAATTTATTAATAATCGAAGATGCTGCTGAGGCTCTTGGCACTACGTATAAAAGTAAACATTCCGGGACATTTGGTCTAATGGGTTGTTTCAGCTTTAATGGAAATAAAATAATCTCCACCGGTGGTGGGGGTGTTATCGTGTCGGATGATGAGTTGTTGGCAAAAAAGGCAAAGCATATTACGACAACGGCCAAGGTTAATCCAATGAGTTATTATCATGATGAAATTGGATATAATTACCGGATGGTTAACGTTCTTGCTGCAATAGGAGTGGCTCAAATGGAAGTCTTAGACTCTTTTGTCAGACGGAAAAAAGAAATTGGCGCTTTCTATAAAGAGCATCTCAGTGGAGTCGGAGACATTGGATTTCAAACGGTATTAGATGATGTTGATCACAATAATTGGCTTTTTACAATAAAGACCAACCATCAAACCAAATTATTAAAACATTTAAATGATAATAAAATCATTTCTCGTCCTTTCTGGATGCCAATGAATAAATTACCAATGTATCATGATTGTCTGTATGTTGTCACTGATTCTGATGCTTGCGAAGAACTCCTTAAAACCTGTCTGGCAATTCCATGTTCCACGAGCATTACGGATGATGAATTAGAAAGAGTGGTAGTGGAAATTAAGAATGCCTTATACTAA
- a CDS encoding polysaccharide biosynthesis protein, with translation MNLFDYEEMVTGRAASLFEEDIANNYKAINDNLKNARVAIIGAAGSIGSAVVKTILEFNPKGLALIDLSENNLVEVVRDIRSCAGLRVPEDFSTLPIGFGSQEFMRYFEESLSFDYVLNFCAIKHVRSEKDIYCLIRMLDTNVLFLHDFLENLPYKIRNFFSVSSDKAANPANLMGASKMVMEEVLRYHSTLHRYSTARFANVAFSDGSLPFGFINRLKKQQAISAPYDVKRYFISHKEASQLCLLSCILGDNGDIFFPKLEQGLNEETFADIARNFLKQNGFDPFECESEGEAKRKAPELIKNKQWPCYFFKTDTSGEKDFEEFYTTSDIINFDRFQNVGIIKSLQAEMDKDCLLNFISFAKSLKTKKNINKDHIVDEFCKVVLSLQHIETGKNLDQKM, from the coding sequence ATGAATTTATTTGATTACGAAGAAATGGTGACTGGCAGAGCCGCTTCTTTATTTGAAGAAGATATCGCCAACAATTACAAGGCAATTAATGATAACCTGAAGAACGCCAGAGTTGCAATTATTGGCGCTGCGGGTTCAATTGGCTCAGCTGTTGTGAAGACGATACTTGAGTTCAATCCAAAAGGATTGGCCCTGATCGATCTAAGCGAGAATAACCTGGTTGAGGTTGTTAGAGACATTCGTTCATGTGCTGGTTTACGTGTTCCGGAGGATTTTTCAACGCTCCCTATTGGATTTGGAAGTCAGGAATTTATGAGATACTTCGAAGAGTCTCTCTCCTTTGATTATGTTCTTAACTTTTGTGCCATTAAACATGTTCGCTCGGAGAAAGATATTTATTGTCTGATTCGGATGCTCGATACTAATGTTTTATTCCTGCACGATTTTTTAGAAAATCTACCGTATAAAATCAGAAATTTCTTTTCCGTCTCCTCTGATAAAGCCGCTAATCCTGCAAATTTAATGGGAGCAAGTAAAATGGTTATGGAAGAGGTGTTGCGATATCATTCGACACTGCACCGTTATTCAACTGCCAGATTCGCAAATGTTGCATTTTCAGATGGAAGCCTTCCATTTGGCTTTATTAATCGTTTAAAAAAACAACAGGCAATATCTGCCCCTTATGATGTAAAAAGATATTTTATTTCCCACAAGGAAGCATCTCAATTATGTCTTTTGTCCTGTATATTAGGCGATAATGGTGATATCTTTTTTCCAAAGTTAGAGCAGGGCTTAAATGAAGAAACTTTTGCAGATATTGCGAGAAATTTTTTAAAACAAAATGGTTTCGATCCCTTTGAGTGTGAATCAGAAGGGGAAGCAAAAAGGAAAGCACCTGAGCTTATTAAGAATAAACAGTGGCCTTGTTATTTCTTTAAAACAGATACCTCGGGTGAAAAGGATTTTGAAGAATTCTATACTACAAGTGACATAATTAATTTTGATCGTTTTCAAAATGTGGGGATAATTAAGTCATTACAAGCAGAAATGGATAAAGATTGCCTATTAAACTTTATCTCATTTGCAAAAAGCTTAAAAACCAAAAAGAATATAAATAAAGATCATATTGTTGATGAGTTCTGTAAGGTCGTGCTGTCTTTACAGCACATTGAAACAGGAAAGAATTTAGATCAGAAAATGTGA